ataaccaaCTCTTACAGGCTAAAATCCTAATGGGATGCCATTACAATACTAGTGTATTACCATAAAGGACTGTTAGCAGACCACAGAATTATCAGCAATGGAAACACAAACTATTTCATCCATATCCTTGCACAGTGAAATTTTCCATTATGATGCCCACAAACTTTTGTAAATTGTCTGGAATTACATTTTCAAGACCTTTTATACTAAATGATCAGTCCTCAAGTCTGTACTGTTTAATTGCACTTCTTGCCCTCTGTTTTGTTGCGTGCTGCTGACACTGTGTCGCATCAAGTTGAAGCTTTTAGTTTATGGGGTTACTATTTCTGTGCAAAGCTGTGGAGATTTAGTTTCCAGGTAAACCCATCTCTGCAATAGCAGTTGTTGTTGTCATCAGACTGCAGACAGTATTGATTATATCTGATCTCATAACAATGAgcagaaaacagacagacagagattcCAAAAAGATTTTCCTTAATGACCTTAAGCTTTAATTTagaataactgaaaataaatacaaataaacaaacacatttggtatgtattttagtttatatCAACAGCTGCCACTAGTAACttacatttgtattatgtttctttttatgGATTTAGGAAAACATTTCTGTTACTGTAATTTAGTGTAAGGCTCCCTTTGCAATTAAGCACAATAGGTAAAATAGTACTGGCTTATTGTCAATATGAAATACACTTTCTGGCTGTGTCATAGTAATAAGAACAATAATGAATAACAGTGAATAAGTCAAACCTTTTCAGAAAGGACTGactgcatatactgtatctgCTAGTGCTTGTTATGCTGTAACTGATTACAtgccactgagctactcaaatgAATCCACTCACCTTGGattattgatttaaaacattAGCTTGCCAGTAAATGCAATGACACCCAACTCATTTACTGTGTTTCCATGCCCTCTCAGCTCTACATTCGACTATCAGGGCTGAAGATCAttcaattataaatacatacacagcACAAAATCCTTGTACCTAGAAAACTCTTTGGCCAAATTAAAAGTATCATGTATTGTTTAGAAGCATACAgcatatactttaaaaaaataaatgcttcaaCATAATGTAATGCCTACAAACAGTGGTGAAATAATGATCTTGTATCACAGTTACATGTTTGTAACTGTGATAATGAAACACGCCGTTTGTCACCGAAGGTGCAATGTTTGGATGTGTGCCCCATCGAAAGTGCATGACAGTGAAGTTTTTACAGGGAGGGATGGCGCCACGTGAATACACCAAacattagtttattttaaagcttagAAAGGatcctttttaaatatgtatctcAGCAGGGTGAAATGTAGtatgacaacaaaaaaagcaaatactcTATTGTACAGAGGCATACTAAACACAATCCCAGTTCCAACAGCAAAGTGGCTTATTCGTTCATGCTTTGGATAGACAGAAGATACAGAATTATGCTTGAAAACAATGCCCCCAACATATACACTATTTTAAACCTTAGAAATGGCCTTTAATGTATCAAAGTGAAGGTCAATTACTGGAGGAATGTCTATTGTCTAACATTTTATACTGTTACTTAAGTaggaaataataaaagaaaatatttaaacaaaacaccaaacaaaagtgcacaaaggccaaacaaacaaactgtaacaAGTAGTCtgctggttgcgaaaccagcacatgtagcaattgtttCCCTCTTTTCCCAAACTCACGTCTTTCCTCTGACACTCTCCCCTTCTGAGCcgagagtgggtcttttatattcgtggctggagccttaattacctattattaaattaccttattaaggctccagtcataTTCCCATGAGAGTTCTAGGGAaagggttttaaccccatccccatgATCTCACATTATAAGACTGGCTCTTCGCTGGCCTCAAAAGACGGAGGGTGTTCGACTGCccacacataaacacaacaataatgaCGGCTTCGTCCACccgcatacaaatacaataataataacaaatgaatacaaacataaataataaaatacacacaagggttgGGCACCCCTTTACAAAGGTGTAGCACGCCATTCAATAAACAGACTTCACATAATAAACCTGTAAATTGTAAACCCCTACTGAAAGAATATCAGATACAGTGGAAGAGTTAGGCTCAAGAGTGTTAGGGGTTGTTACTGGCACTTTGAGctttttgtttcttattcatAAAGGCATTTTAGCCTCAGCAATGGATTCATAAAACAATTTGATGGTTagatttattttctataaaagtataaaataattcaacatGGCACATACCTATATTTCTACCTATTTGGTACTTTGCAGATCAGGACAACAGCTTGCAGTATATAGTTTGCAAGCAcatttagcaataaaaaaaaaaaaaaaaaagcaataaataataaaatgtaagtaaCTGTAACTTAGACAGTTCCTCAGCCAGCATATTTCAAATTCACTGGCAATCACAAGGATTTGAAATTCATAAGAATCACAAAACAATGGACGCCCTTCCAAAATCATTCGTCAGTGTAAACTTGATGAGTATCCACAAAAGACTGAATACAACATTTGCAGAGGAAGTCATCTAGTTTTatcaatcattttaaatgttactctaaatatatatatttttttgggtCAGTTTAGTACATTGTTCCATATGTTAGCCTTCTGTGCATTCTAAGAGCTTGTAGaggtgtttgtttacattccccaaggGCTGTTTTAGCTGCACAGCATGAAGCATCATCTTCCTTGAATCTTGCTTCTCCCTATTGCACCCTTTCATTTAAATAGGCAGACTACTGCGACTGCTTGCTTAGAGCAGATATTGGgtataaatgacattttcaaaatgaatggGCTTCCCTGATGGAATCACAGAAAGTTCTGCAGGCTCTAGGGGGCTCTAGCTGCACAAGCCAAAGCCAAGAAAAGATTAATGGAATCATTTACATCATGGATTCTTATGTGGCTccatgtaaacattaaaaaataataattacaaaaaagggAGAaacttaattttaataattaagatAGTATCGTATTGGTGGATGCAAGACTGTCAACATGAGGTGGCACTAACAGTGTCAACATAGTCCAGAGTAGGACAGTAGGACAGCTTGTCAGCTTGTTGAACCCAAAAGACACTGGCTTATTCTGAGCTACCAGAGTTAGAGAGAGAGTCGCCAGAACAATGGCTCTTTCCCAGAACAGAATAGGCAAGACTATTCGTGGTTTTTACAACAGAGATTCTGTGTGGAACGAACCATTGCTGGATGTGCAGGTACAAGTGCTGCCCTTCACAGGCATATTCAGGTTAGTATTGGGGCTATGCTAATTGCTTTGCTTTGCCTTTGCTTACTTTGTGAATTTGAGAAATCCACGGTGGCCCATTTTTGTGTTTGCAAACAGTATATACAGTGTGCTGTACATGCAACTAAGGATATGACATATTACTATAAATAGCCCTGCATTTCCAAAGCCCTGAGATTTGAATCAATTAATTTCTGTTGTACATTAAAAATCAAAGAcaatgtttcttgtaaacacaacACGTGTCTCCTGGAATATTAATCAACTCaattattaataacattattgATTTGGTTAAAATGTTATTCTGAGCAACCAGAGTTAGAGATATACAATCTGAAATTAAGTATGCATTTCATGATATAGTCATGGAGGACAAGGGGTCCtcataaaaatgaaaatcttGAAATTTCAAGAGAGGTAGACACATTTGATGCATAAGGGTCCAGACAGAGTTAGCACATGCTTGATTGGCAGGTGCTTTGGTATCCAAGACTGTaccaactatttatttttttctcaagacTTCAATATGACaggtaaaatattacagtaaaccACAATTAGCAAAATGTGggaaataaattgtattttcatgGATATCTTGTCAAATCTGGGCCTGATTTGAAGACCATGGGCTTCAAGAGCTAAATGACAGTGATGGAGAACCAAACATATAAGCAGTCACTACTAAATGATATCTTCCAATCTGAATGTTTAAATTACTCAAAGGTAAGGAAATTATATCGTATACCTTACACAGTAcaacatatgtttaaaatgtgtacatatgtttaaaatgtgtttgattcaAATGTCTATTCATGCTTATTTTCAGTATTGACTGGGTATTATAATTAAATCTATATAGCCTTGTCTTAAAAAGGTACACTCATTAATGTATTCTGAATGTGGCTGACACTGGCAAACAagtacaaacatattttaaacacctCAAAGAAAACATAAACcgtcttggatttttttttattttattattattattattattattattattattattattattattattattattattattattattatttgtaaaggCATGCACCATGCCTTTAAGCGGCTGCTACATATACTTACATAGCTGACGATATAAACGTTACCTGCACATAGTGGAGGTGCACAGTCAGTGATACTACAGTGTTATTATTGACGGCGCATAAGTACTACGATATAAGAAAATAGTAATGCAATTTACAAAGATCCTGCGTACCGGTATTGATTTTACTAGAGAATTTCACAGAAGTTCAGTCGGTGTAATGCTAACCTTTTAGTTATTCCGACAGTGATCCTCTCCTGCAGTGTTTTGTCTGATAGCAGAAAGAGATCTCTATATGGGACATTATCATGCACTATAAACAATGAGAGAATGAGAGGAGCTTGCACAATCCCACTTTTAAATTCATGACTTACATTTCACGATGTAGTTAGTTGCTTTCATAACTGTTACCATTAGTGTTGATTTCTGGAGCTCTTTCCGCAGAAGCAGCCGAATTCTTCCCATcaataattaatacatttgtaaagCAGCGGGAAAGGGGGAGCGAGCGAGCGGCTACAGATCCTGTTTTTGAAGAGTAATCATCTGCGAATCATGTCACAATCTGACAGATCTCCAAGAAGAGCTGATGAGGAGGACAAAGGAGGATGAAGAAGGAAAGGGAAACTGGAGAGGTAGAGGAGGAATATAATGAAGTTGAGTGGGAAAGGACTGTTTGCTATCGTATCCAGCTGCCTCCTCTTCGCCTGTGCCGTGAGCACTGTTGCAGTCGGAATCAAATGCTTCTTGCTGGGAACAGAAGTGAAAGCGGATTTTCACCTGGGGACCGCGGCAGGGGCTTTTTATTCGGGACTGCTTATCTGCCTTGGGCAGGTGCTGCTCGGGGCTGCCTTGGTCTGTTGCAAAGGAAAACCGAGGAGTCAGAATTTCTTCCTCCTGGGTGTCTTGGTGTTTATGCTGGGGGTCCTTACTGCCTTCTCAGGAGCAGTTATAGATGGAGACACTGTGTCCCTGGTGGAGCGGAAGCATTCTCATTACTGTTTGAACTCGCCAAACCCAATTTGTGACAAATTAAAGGATTACCAAAAGAGCCTGGTTATATCCGCTATCCTTAACACCTTGGAGTGCCTACTTGGGCTTATAAACTTGGTTATCATAAAGAGGTACAAATCAGCTGAGTTCTACAGAGGGAGACACTCGTCTCAAAGGCAAAGCGTGGGGGCTATACTTTTCAATGAAGACCAGGACTTTTCAATAGGGGAATTTCCATTCCAACCTGTTTCTTATATTAATTTGGGAGTTTTTCACGTTTTTGACGAAGCGGGGGTAGAGGTACCATGTGGAGGTCACCCCTCTATTGAGTTACCGGGCTATTCGCCATCAGATCCAGATCTAAACCATTCATACCCCTATTCTTACCCACTTCCAAACGAGCTGCCCCCCGCATACGAAGAAATTTTTCCAGGGGAAACAAGCAACAAATAGCAAAAGAGGAACTGCACCTTTATTTTAATCGGCTGTGACAATCATTAGCTCTCCACAAGGATTGGAACTCTAAAAGTGGTAATGTTCACACAATTAGcttaaagttgttgttgtttttttttttttttttttttttttctcaacttaAAATGCTTCAGTACATATGGTTAGGCTAGCTATACAGGTAAACATGTATACTATATGGCTGTTGAATGTTTATTATGGAGCAAATTGTGAGTATAGCAAATACACAGAAAAAGACCATTTCATTCACCTCCAGCAGTGATAAATACTCTAGAATTAAATATAATGACTTTTAACTGCACAGGGACATACGCTTAATGCAAATGGTACTACGGACAGATCGCTTTATTATGTGCCCCTAAATATACCTGGACATGTTGTTTATGTAGATAATAGcgattaataaaatattttaccgTTTGCAGCGATGGTTACTGTGTAAAGAAACGATATTTATGCTCAATTCAACATTAGGCGAGGTAGCCCTATTAAATACAAGACAGATAGAATGTATGTCTTTAAAATAGTCTAGAAGCACAATTGGGAAGGACATACTAACTTATTTTTACTTATGACGTTTtctcatttatttacttatgtggAAACATTGCACAAAATGTCTGCAAACAATTTAATCAGCAATTTTACAATATTTGACAAAATTATGTATTACTTATAACTTAATTGTCTATAAAAATGGTATAGAATTTCTATAATgtctacatatttttaaatgtttggcaTAATACAACATTTATCAAACCATTTGCAACATTTGATTGTAAAAATGATAGCATaacaggcaaaaacaaaaagtccTTGAaccttattcatttttattttaattactaagATCCTTAGAACCCTGTTAATTTCGATTGTGAACACGTTTGCATCAATACTGATGcagtagtactgtactgtatttaataaaatacagcatgtCCCTTTGAAGGTATTAACACTGTAGCCTACATTATTGAAGACGATTCTTGTCTATCTTAATTACCAGGTTAATCTCCGTGTTAAAGGAGAGTGTTGTATTATCTGAACTATTCTGTGCGcttttataatgtgtacatttatttttaatgacgtGTACTACTAAATACATTAGAAATTATTGAGAAACTATGGTATTTATATACAAAAGCAATTGCCCTTTTTAGCCCTGATCTAATGTTTGCAGAGGTAGCAAAAGTaacttcaaacataaaaaaagaaactgtgctTGCCAACCTGTACTATTGAAAGTAAGCTTCTCAGATCCTCCAAAATACAAAATGTTGGATCCTTATTTTTTGTGGGGAAGTTACTGGATAAAACCAATTGGGGTTCAATTCTGCTTTATAAGAAGAAAAGGACTTGTGTGCTTTCCATTTTTTGTTCAACCCTCAGCAGAATACCTGAAAACTAGATGACTATTAAATACTGTTCTGTCAATAAGTGGGGCCTATGGCATCTAGGACAAGTTTGAAATGTGATTGAGATGTTCTGGAGGGATAAGTGATAAGAAAGCATGCCACTAGAGCACCTACTCACTATCTATATAGCGTTTTaatttgcataataaataaaCCAGTAATCATTGTTTTGTCCCCTGTAAATGTCTTTAAATAAAACTACACGTTTGGACAGTGTTTTCAATCTATCAATATGGGTTGCACTCACACCCCAAGGAAATAGTATTGTTGACTGGCTTGATAATATCAATTTTGTATTAGTAATATATTTGACAAATACACAACAATAACTAAAACTACTGTAAAAAACATATCCTGTTGGATTCTGTGTTCTGTTGAGGGTTAATTATCATAAAACCAAAGTTTTTATGAGTGCTTATAGATGTCAAAGTGGACCTACTTTACAAAAGAtatgttttctatatatatatatatatctatatatatctatatatatatatattatatatatattgtattatgtgtgtgtgtgtgtgtgtgggtgtgtgtgtgtgtatatatacacacacacacacacacagacacacacacacacacacacacacacacacacacacacacacacacacacacacacacacacacacacacacactgagtgtacaaaacattaggaacaccttcctaatattgagttgcaccccccttttgccctcagaacagcttcaattcgtcggggcatggactctacaaggtgtcgaaagcattccacagggatgctggcccatgttgactccaatgcttcccacagttgtgtcaagttggctggtagtggatctcttctccgaatagctcgttccagctcatcccacagatgcttaaatgggATTGAGAtttggtgactgggcaggccactgcagtaagctgaattcactgtcatgttcgtggaaccattcctggacaatcctagccttgtggcatgggatattatcctgctgaaaaaatccattagcagatgaatacattgctgccatgaagggatgcacctgattggcaatgatgttcagatatcctgtggcattcaaacgttgaaTCAAGgtgcccaatgtgtgccatgaaaacacaccccacaccatcacaccaccaccaccaccagcctgcaatgtttacatgtggcatgatggatgcatgtactcatgtggatTTCTCTACCcgagtcctcccatcagtgtaaaacagcaagaactgggattcatcagaccaggcaatgtttttccagtcttccagtgtccagtgtttttgtttcttcgccaactgcaaccacagtttcatatgttttgctgaaagaagtggaactctgttaggtcttcggctgccataccccattcgtgtcaaggtacgacgagttgtgcattcttttatgggtctttcggcaccaatgttgtactggactgtcagttgactaactgtagcccatctgttactctgcacaattcgtgtcagcctactttggcctctttcatcaatgagctgttttcaaccactggcctgccgttggctggatgtcctttgggtggtggaccatccttgatacacacaggaaactgctgagcgtgaaaaacccagcagcgttgcagttcttgacaaaCCCAAActggcgtgcctggcacctactaccatacccagttcaaaggcacttaaatcttttgtcttgcccatttaccctctgaatggcacacatacacaatccatgtctcaattgtgtcaaggcttaaaaatccttctttaacctgtctccccttcatttaCACTGATTGAAGTTAATTTAAcgggttacatcaataagggatcataggtttcacctggattcacctcgtcagtctattttaTGCAAAGAGCAGgtcttcctaatgttttgtacactctatgtgtgtgtgtgtgtgtgtgtgtgtgtgtgtgtgtgtgtgtgtgtgtgtgtgtgtgtgtgtgtgtgtgtgttatatatatatatatatatatatatatatatatatatatatatatatatatataaactgtggcATGTTTTAATCTGTGTAGCATCCATATGATTTCAAGGTGCTGTCCATGCTTTCAGATCCTTCCAATGCAACTTCCTTTTGTGAAATCATTGAAAAATGACTCTCTCATGAGAACTAACgtcttaaatgtatttctttcagtaacaacattttaaactgcaggAAAGTTTTTGTGTAAATAGTGATAGTATGAAGATTAAGATCAATTTTATAGCACCCTGTATCagggttttgttat
The sequence above is a segment of the Polyodon spathula isolate WHYD16114869_AA chromosome 2, ASM1765450v1, whole genome shotgun sequence genome. Coding sequences within it:
- the LOC121327801 gene encoding transmembrane protein 271-like produces the protein MKLSGKGLFAIVSSCLLFACAVSTVAVGIKCFLLGTEVKADFHLGTAAGAFYSGLLICLGQVLLGAALVCCKGKPRSQNFFLLGVLVFMLGVLTAFSGAVIDGDTVSLVERKHSHYCLNSPNPICDKLKDYQKSLVISAILNTLECLLGLINLVIIKRYKSAEFYRGRHSSQRQSVGAILFNEDQDFSIGEFPFQPVSYINLGVFHVFDEAGVEVPCGGHPSIELPGYSPSDPDLNHSYPYSYPLPNELPPAYEEIFPGETSNK